A single Kryptolebias marmoratus isolate JLee-2015 linkage group LG16, ASM164957v2, whole genome shotgun sequence DNA region contains:
- the LOC108229594 gene encoding protein Aster-A-like: protein MLLFYKLYALERAAHTLERWHSYSVTDSPLPQTAGEWAQVLHLQRQFHQAQLSKWQQILQSSVTLLDQMKQSLEKLHRNIVVPEVQRDPPADAPTESLTEA from the exons ATGCTGCTGTTCTACAAGCTGTACGCTCTGGAACGGGCCGCTCACACTCTGGAGAGATGGCACTCCTACTCTGTGACCGACAG CCCGCTGCCTCAGACGGCGGGGGAGTGGGCTCAGGTTCTCCACCTGCAGAGGCAGTTCCATCAGGCCCAGCTCAGCAAGTGGCAGCAGATCCTGCAGTCCTCCGTCACGCTCCTGGACCAG ATGAAGCAGTCATTGGAAAAACTCCACCGGAACATCGTGGTCCCGGAGGTGCAGCGGGATCCGCCAGCCGACGCCCCGACAGAGTCTCTGACTGAAGCCTGA